In a genomic window of Myotis daubentonii chromosome 18, mMyoDau2.1, whole genome shotgun sequence:
- the ATP2B4 gene encoding plasma membrane calcium-transporting ATPase 4 isoform X3 has translation MTNTTEHALPANSTAESREKEFGLTVMELRKLMELRSTDALIQINDHHGGVMNLCSKLRTNPVEGLSGNPADLEKRKQVFGHNLIPPKKPKTFLELVWEALQDVTLIILEIAAIISLVLSFYRPHGEENEQCGLPINSPEDEGEAEAGWIEGAAILFSVIIVVLVTAFNDWSKEKQFRGLQNRIEKEQKFSVIRNGHIIQLPVAEIVVGDIAQIKYGDLLPADGILIQGNDLKIDESSLTGESDHVKKSLERDPMLLSGTHVMEGSGRMLVTAVGVNSQTGIIFTLLGASEEEEEEKKKKGKKQGVPENRNKAKAQDGVALEIQPLNSQEGVDNEEKEKKMVKLPKKEKSVLQGKLTRLAVQIGKAGLIMSAVTVLILILYFVIDNFVIQRKPWLAECTPIYIQYFVKFFIIGITVLVVAVPEGLPLAVTISLAYSVKKMMKDNNLVRHLDACETMGNATAICSDKTGTLTMNRMTVVQAYIGNTHYRQVPSPDVLVPKVLDLLVNGISINSAYTSKILPPEKEGGLPRQVGNKTECSLLGFVIDLKQDYQAVRSEVPEEKFYKVYTFNSARKSMSTVIQKPGGGYRMYSKGASEIILRKCNRILDKNGEAVPFKSTDRDEVVRTVIEPMASEGLRTICLAYRDFNDGEPPWDHENEILTELTCIAVVGIEDPVRPEVPDAIAKCRRAGITVRMVTGDNVNTARAIATKCGIIAPGDDFLCLEGKEFNRLIRNEKGEVEQEKLDKIWPKLRVLARSSPTDKHTLVKGIIDSTVGEQRQVVAVTGDGTNDGPALKKADVGFAMGIAGTDVAKEASDIILTDDNFTSIVKAVMWGRNVYDSISKFLQFQLTVNVVAVIVAFTGACITQDSPLKAVQMLWVNLIMDTFASLALATEPPTDSLLKRRPYGRNKPLISRTMMKNILGHAVYQLTIIFFLVFAGEKFFDIDSGRNAPLHSPPSQHYTIVFNTFVLMQLFNEINSRKIHGERNVFGGIFRNLIFCSVVLGTFISQIIIVEFGGKPFSCTKLSLSQWFWCLFIGIGELLWGQVISTIPTQSLKFLKEAGHGTAKEEITRDAEGLDEIDHAEMELRRGQILWFRGLNRIQTQIDVINTFQTGANFKGVIKRPTMGQHLDVKHVPSSSHVTVPPVKSSPNTSVPDAVPSPTLGNQSGQSIP, from the exons ATGACCAACACCACAGAACATGCCTTGCCGGCCAACTCGACGGCTGAGAGCCGTGAAAAGGAATTTGGCCTCACAGTCATGGAGCTCAGGAAGCTCATGGAGCTGCGTTCGACGGATGCTCTGATCCAGATCAATGACCACCATGGAGGTGTAATGAATCTCTGCAGTAAACTGAGAACCAACCCTGTGGAAG GTCTATCCGGGAACCCAGCAGATCTGGAAAAACGTAAACAAGTGTTTGGACACAACTTAATCCCCCCGAAAAAGCCCAAGACCTTCTTAGAATTAGTGTGGGAAGCCCTTCAAGATGTCACCCTCATCATCCTGGAGATCGCAGCCATCATCTCCCTGGTTCTGTCCTTCTATCGTCCCCATGGTGAAGAAAACGAAC AGTGTGGTCTACCTATCAATAGCCCAGAGGACGAAGGGGAGGCAGAAGCCGGCTGGATCGAGGGCGCAGCCATCCTGTTCTCGGTGATCATCGTGGTGCTTGTGACGGCCTTCAATGATTGGAGCAAAGAGAAGCAGTTCCGAGGGCTGCAGAACCGCATTGAAAAGGAACAGAAATTCTCGGTTATTCGAAATGGTCACATCATCCAGCTCCCCGTGGCTGAAATCGTGGTGGGTGATATCGCCCAAATCAAATACG GTGACCTGCTGCCTGCAGATGGGATCCTGATCCAGGGGAATGATCTCAAGATTGACGAGAgctccctgactggggaatcgGACCATGTCAAGAAATCCTTAGAAAGAGACCCCATGTTGCTCTCAG GGACCCATGTCATGGAAGGTTCTGGCCGGATGTTAGTGACTGCTGTGGGTGTCAACTCCCAGACTGGAATCATCTTTACCCTCTTGGGGGCcagtgaggaggaagaggaggagaagaagaagaaag GTAAAAAACAAGGAGTCCCCGAAAATCGCAACAAAG CAAAGGCTCAGGACGGGGTGGCCCTGGAGATCCAGCCACTCAACAGCCAGGAAGGCGTCGACaatgaggagaaggagaagaaaatggtCAAGCTGCCCAAGAAGGAGAAGTCGGTGCTGCAGGGCAAGCTGACGCGCTTGGCGGTCCAGATCGGGAAAGCTG GTCTAATCATGTCTGCTGTCACCGTTCTCATCCTGATTCTGTACTTTGTGATTGACAACTTCGTGATACAGCGCAAACCATGGCTAGCCGAGTGCACCCCCATCTACATCCAGTACTTTGTCAAGTTCTTCATCATCGGTATCACTGTCCTGGTGGTGGCTGTGCCGGAGGGGCTGCCACTGGCCGTCACCATTTCACTGGCCTACTCTGTGAAG AAAATGATGAAAGACAATAACCTGGTGCGGCACCTGGATGCTTGTGAGACAATGGGCAATGCCACCGCCATTTGCTCTGACAAGACAGGCACGTTGACCATGAACCGCATGACTGTGGTACAAGCTTACATCGGAAATACCCATTACCGTCAGGTCCCAAGCCCTGATGTCTTGGTGCCTAAGGTTCTGGACCTTCTTGTCAATGGCATTTCTATCAACAGTGCCTACACCTCCAAGATCCTG CCGCCGGAGAAGGAGGGGGGCCTGCCGCGGCAGGTGGGCAACAAGACGGAGTGCTCGCTGCTGGGCTTTGTCATCGACCTGAAGCAGGACTACCAGGCCGTGCGCAGCGAGGTGCCCGAGGAGAAGTTCTACAAGGTGTACACCTTCAACTCGGCGCGCAAGTCCATGAGCACGGTCATCCAGAAGCCCGGCGGCGGCTACCGCATGTACAGCAAGGGCGCCTCCGAGATCATTCTGCGCAA GTGTAATCGCATCCTGGACAAGAACGGAGAAGCAGTGCCATTCAAGAGTACGGACCGCGATGAGGTAGTGCGCACTGTCATCGAGCCCATGGCCAGTGAGGGACTCCGGACCATCTGCTTAGCTTATCGAGATTTCAATGACGGAGAGCCCCCGTGGGACCATGAGAACGAAATCCTCACTGAACTGACCTGCATCGCAGTGGTGGGCATCGAGGACCCTGTGCGCCCAGAG GTCCCAGACGCTATTGCCAAATGCAGACGGGCTGGCATTACTGTCAGAATGGTGACAGGGGACAACGTCAACACAGCCCGGGCCATTGCCACCAAATGTGGCATCATCGCACCCGGGGACGACTTCCTGTGCCTGGAAGGGAAGGAGTTCAACCGACTCATCCGCAACGAGAAGGGCGAG GTAGAGCAAGAAAAGCTGGACAAGATCTGGCCTAAGCTTCGAGTCCTGGCGCGATCTTCCCCCACGGACAAGCACACGCTGGTGAAAG GCATCATTGACAGCACGGTTGGGGAACAGCGACAGGTGGTGGCGGTCACAGGTGATGGCACCAACGACGGGCCGGCTCTGAAGAAAGCGGACGTGGGTTTTGCGATG ggCATTGCAGGCACGGATGTGGCAAAGGAGGCATCAGACATCATCCTAACAGATGACAACTTTACCAGCATTGTGAAGGCAGTGATGTGGGGACGAAACGTCTACGACAGTATCTCCAAGTTCTTGCAGTTCCAGCTCACTGTCAATGTGGTGGCCGTGATCGTGGCCTTCACCGGAGCCTGCATCACTCAG GACTCCCCGTTGAAAGCTGTGCAGATGCTGTGGGTGAATCTAATCATGGACACGTTTGCCTCACTGGCCCTGGCCACAGAGCCCCCCACTGATTCCTTGTTGAAGCGTCGCCCCTATGGCCGAAATAAGCCTCTGATCTCACGGACCATGATGAAGAACATCTTGGGCCACGCAGTCTATCAGCTCACAATCATCTTCTTCCTTGTCTTTGCCG GTGAGAAGTTCTTCGACATTGATAGTGGGAGGAACGCACCTCTACATTCCCCGCCCAGCCAGCACTACACCATTGTTTTCAACACTTTCGTGCTGATGCAGCTCTTCAATGAAATCAACTCACGCAAGATCCACGGAGAGAGGAATGTCTTTGGAGGCATCTTCCGTAATCTCATCTTTTGTTCTGTGGTTTTGGGCACATTCATCAGCCAG ATTATCATCGTGGAATTTGGGGGTAAGCCTTTCAGCTGTACGAAGCTCAGCCTGTCCCAGTGGTTTTGGTGTCTCTTCATTGGCATCGGAGAACTGCTGTGGGGCCAG GTCATCTCCACAATACCTACCCAATCCCTGAAGTTCCTGAAGGAGGCCGGGCATGGCACTGCCAAGGAGGAGATCACCAGGGATGCAGAGGGGCTAGACGAAATTGACCACGCGGAGATGGAGCTGCGCCGAGGCCAGATCCTCTGGTTCCGCGGTCTGAACCGTATCCAGACTCAG
- the ATP2B4 gene encoding plasma membrane calcium-transporting ATPase 4 isoform X2: MTNTTEHALPANSTAESREKEFGLTVMELRKLMELRSTDALIQINDHHGGVMNLCSKLRTNPVEGLSGNPADLEKRKQVFGHNLIPPKKPKTFLELVWEALQDVTLIILEIAAIISLVLSFYRPHGEENEQCGLPINSPEDEGEAEAGWIEGAAILFSVIIVVLVTAFNDWSKEKQFRGLQNRIEKEQKFSVIRNGHIIQLPVAEIVVGDIAQIKYGDLLPADGILIQGNDLKIDESSLTGESDHVKKSLERDPMLLSGTHVMEGSGRMLVTAVGVNSQTGIIFTLLGASEEEEEEKKKKAKAQDGVALEIQPLNSQEGVDNEEKEKKMVKLPKKEKSVLQGKLTRLAVQIGKAGLIMSAVTVLILILYFVIDNFVIQRKPWLAECTPIYIQYFVKFFIIGITVLVVAVPEGLPLAVTISLAYSVKKMMKDNNLVRHLDACETMGNATAICSDKTGTLTMNRMTVVQAYIGNTHYRQVPSPDVLVPKVLDLLVNGISINSAYTSKILPPEKEGGLPRQVGNKTECSLLGFVIDLKQDYQAVRSEVPEEKFYKVYTFNSARKSMSTVIQKPGGGYRMYSKGASEIILRKCNRILDKNGEAVPFKSTDRDEVVRTVIEPMASEGLRTICLAYRDFNDGEPPWDHENEILTELTCIAVVGIEDPVRPEVPDAIAKCRRAGITVRMVTGDNVNTARAIATKCGIIAPGDDFLCLEGKEFNRLIRNEKGEVEQEKLDKIWPKLRVLARSSPTDKHTLVKGIIDSTVGEQRQVVAVTGDGTNDGPALKKADVGFAMGIAGTDVAKEASDIILTDDNFTSIVKAVMWGRNVYDSISKFLQFQLTVNVVAVIVAFTGACITQDSPLKAVQMLWVNLIMDTFASLALATEPPTDSLLKRRPYGRNKPLISRTMMKNILGHAVYQLTIIFFLVFAGEKFFDIDSGRNAPLHSPPSQHYTIVFNTFVLMQLFNEINSRKIHGERNVFGGIFRNLIFCSVVLGTFISQIIIVEFGGKPFSCTKLSLSQWFWCLFIGIGELLWGQVISTIPTQSLKFLKEAGHGTAKEEITRDAEGLDEIDHAEMELRRGQILWFRGLNRIQTQIKVVKAFHSSLHESIQTPKNQNSIHNFMTHPEFAIDEEGPRTPLLDEQAEKIFEKVPKSGTRVLLLDGEVTPSANTNNNAVDCSQVQIVPSSTDSPLHSLETSV; the protein is encoded by the exons ATGACCAACACCACAGAACATGCCTTGCCGGCCAACTCGACGGCTGAGAGCCGTGAAAAGGAATTTGGCCTCACAGTCATGGAGCTCAGGAAGCTCATGGAGCTGCGTTCGACGGATGCTCTGATCCAGATCAATGACCACCATGGAGGTGTAATGAATCTCTGCAGTAAACTGAGAACCAACCCTGTGGAAG GTCTATCCGGGAACCCAGCAGATCTGGAAAAACGTAAACAAGTGTTTGGACACAACTTAATCCCCCCGAAAAAGCCCAAGACCTTCTTAGAATTAGTGTGGGAAGCCCTTCAAGATGTCACCCTCATCATCCTGGAGATCGCAGCCATCATCTCCCTGGTTCTGTCCTTCTATCGTCCCCATGGTGAAGAAAACGAAC AGTGTGGTCTACCTATCAATAGCCCAGAGGACGAAGGGGAGGCAGAAGCCGGCTGGATCGAGGGCGCAGCCATCCTGTTCTCGGTGATCATCGTGGTGCTTGTGACGGCCTTCAATGATTGGAGCAAAGAGAAGCAGTTCCGAGGGCTGCAGAACCGCATTGAAAAGGAACAGAAATTCTCGGTTATTCGAAATGGTCACATCATCCAGCTCCCCGTGGCTGAAATCGTGGTGGGTGATATCGCCCAAATCAAATACG GTGACCTGCTGCCTGCAGATGGGATCCTGATCCAGGGGAATGATCTCAAGATTGACGAGAgctccctgactggggaatcgGACCATGTCAAGAAATCCTTAGAAAGAGACCCCATGTTGCTCTCAG GGACCCATGTCATGGAAGGTTCTGGCCGGATGTTAGTGACTGCTGTGGGTGTCAACTCCCAGACTGGAATCATCTTTACCCTCTTGGGGGCcagtgaggaggaagaggaggagaagaagaagaaag CAAAGGCTCAGGACGGGGTGGCCCTGGAGATCCAGCCACTCAACAGCCAGGAAGGCGTCGACaatgaggagaaggagaagaaaatggtCAAGCTGCCCAAGAAGGAGAAGTCGGTGCTGCAGGGCAAGCTGACGCGCTTGGCGGTCCAGATCGGGAAAGCTG GTCTAATCATGTCTGCTGTCACCGTTCTCATCCTGATTCTGTACTTTGTGATTGACAACTTCGTGATACAGCGCAAACCATGGCTAGCCGAGTGCACCCCCATCTACATCCAGTACTTTGTCAAGTTCTTCATCATCGGTATCACTGTCCTGGTGGTGGCTGTGCCGGAGGGGCTGCCACTGGCCGTCACCATTTCACTGGCCTACTCTGTGAAG AAAATGATGAAAGACAATAACCTGGTGCGGCACCTGGATGCTTGTGAGACAATGGGCAATGCCACCGCCATTTGCTCTGACAAGACAGGCACGTTGACCATGAACCGCATGACTGTGGTACAAGCTTACATCGGAAATACCCATTACCGTCAGGTCCCAAGCCCTGATGTCTTGGTGCCTAAGGTTCTGGACCTTCTTGTCAATGGCATTTCTATCAACAGTGCCTACACCTCCAAGATCCTG CCGCCGGAGAAGGAGGGGGGCCTGCCGCGGCAGGTGGGCAACAAGACGGAGTGCTCGCTGCTGGGCTTTGTCATCGACCTGAAGCAGGACTACCAGGCCGTGCGCAGCGAGGTGCCCGAGGAGAAGTTCTACAAGGTGTACACCTTCAACTCGGCGCGCAAGTCCATGAGCACGGTCATCCAGAAGCCCGGCGGCGGCTACCGCATGTACAGCAAGGGCGCCTCCGAGATCATTCTGCGCAA GTGTAATCGCATCCTGGACAAGAACGGAGAAGCAGTGCCATTCAAGAGTACGGACCGCGATGAGGTAGTGCGCACTGTCATCGAGCCCATGGCCAGTGAGGGACTCCGGACCATCTGCTTAGCTTATCGAGATTTCAATGACGGAGAGCCCCCGTGGGACCATGAGAACGAAATCCTCACTGAACTGACCTGCATCGCAGTGGTGGGCATCGAGGACCCTGTGCGCCCAGAG GTCCCAGACGCTATTGCCAAATGCAGACGGGCTGGCATTACTGTCAGAATGGTGACAGGGGACAACGTCAACACAGCCCGGGCCATTGCCACCAAATGTGGCATCATCGCACCCGGGGACGACTTCCTGTGCCTGGAAGGGAAGGAGTTCAACCGACTCATCCGCAACGAGAAGGGCGAG GTAGAGCAAGAAAAGCTGGACAAGATCTGGCCTAAGCTTCGAGTCCTGGCGCGATCTTCCCCCACGGACAAGCACACGCTGGTGAAAG GCATCATTGACAGCACGGTTGGGGAACAGCGACAGGTGGTGGCGGTCACAGGTGATGGCACCAACGACGGGCCGGCTCTGAAGAAAGCGGACGTGGGTTTTGCGATG ggCATTGCAGGCACGGATGTGGCAAAGGAGGCATCAGACATCATCCTAACAGATGACAACTTTACCAGCATTGTGAAGGCAGTGATGTGGGGACGAAACGTCTACGACAGTATCTCCAAGTTCTTGCAGTTCCAGCTCACTGTCAATGTGGTGGCCGTGATCGTGGCCTTCACCGGAGCCTGCATCACTCAG GACTCCCCGTTGAAAGCTGTGCAGATGCTGTGGGTGAATCTAATCATGGACACGTTTGCCTCACTGGCCCTGGCCACAGAGCCCCCCACTGATTCCTTGTTGAAGCGTCGCCCCTATGGCCGAAATAAGCCTCTGATCTCACGGACCATGATGAAGAACATCTTGGGCCACGCAGTCTATCAGCTCACAATCATCTTCTTCCTTGTCTTTGCCG GTGAGAAGTTCTTCGACATTGATAGTGGGAGGAACGCACCTCTACATTCCCCGCCCAGCCAGCACTACACCATTGTTTTCAACACTTTCGTGCTGATGCAGCTCTTCAATGAAATCAACTCACGCAAGATCCACGGAGAGAGGAATGTCTTTGGAGGCATCTTCCGTAATCTCATCTTTTGTTCTGTGGTTTTGGGCACATTCATCAGCCAG ATTATCATCGTGGAATTTGGGGGTAAGCCTTTCAGCTGTACGAAGCTCAGCCTGTCCCAGTGGTTTTGGTGTCTCTTCATTGGCATCGGAGAACTGCTGTGGGGCCAG GTCATCTCCACAATACCTACCCAATCCCTGAAGTTCCTGAAGGAGGCCGGGCATGGCACTGCCAAGGAGGAGATCACCAGGGATGCAGAGGGGCTAGACGAAATTGACCACGCGGAGATGGAGCTGCGCCGAGGCCAGATCCTCTGGTTCCGCGGTCTGAACCGTATCCAGACTCAG
- the ATP2B4 gene encoding plasma membrane calcium-transporting ATPase 4 isoform X4: protein MTNTTEHALPANSTAESREKEFGLTVMELRKLMELRSTDALIQINDHHGGVMNLCSKLRTNPVEGLSGNPADLEKRKQVFGHNLIPPKKPKTFLELVWEALQDVTLIILEIAAIISLVLSFYRPHGEENEQCGLPINSPEDEGEAEAGWIEGAAILFSVIIVVLVTAFNDWSKEKQFRGLQNRIEKEQKFSVIRNGHIIQLPVAEIVVGDIAQIKYGDLLPADGILIQGNDLKIDESSLTGESDHVKKSLERDPMLLSGTHVMEGSGRMLVTAVGVNSQTGIIFTLLGASEEEEEEKKKKAKAQDGVALEIQPLNSQEGVDNEEKEKKMVKLPKKEKSVLQGKLTRLAVQIGKAGLIMSAVTVLILILYFVIDNFVIQRKPWLAECTPIYIQYFVKFFIIGITVLVVAVPEGLPLAVTISLAYSVKKMMKDNNLVRHLDACETMGNATAICSDKTGTLTMNRMTVVQAYIGNTHYRQVPSPDVLVPKVLDLLVNGISINSAYTSKILPPEKEGGLPRQVGNKTECSLLGFVIDLKQDYQAVRSEVPEEKFYKVYTFNSARKSMSTVIQKPGGGYRMYSKGASEIILRKCNRILDKNGEAVPFKSTDRDEVVRTVIEPMASEGLRTICLAYRDFNDGEPPWDHENEILTELTCIAVVGIEDPVRPEVPDAIAKCRRAGITVRMVTGDNVNTARAIATKCGIIAPGDDFLCLEGKEFNRLIRNEKGEVEQEKLDKIWPKLRVLARSSPTDKHTLVKGIIDSTVGEQRQVVAVTGDGTNDGPALKKADVGFAMGIAGTDVAKEASDIILTDDNFTSIVKAVMWGRNVYDSISKFLQFQLTVNVVAVIVAFTGACITQDSPLKAVQMLWVNLIMDTFASLALATEPPTDSLLKRRPYGRNKPLISRTMMKNILGHAVYQLTIIFFLVFAGEKFFDIDSGRNAPLHSPPSQHYTIVFNTFVLMQLFNEINSRKIHGERNVFGGIFRNLIFCSVVLGTFISQIIIVEFGGKPFSCTKLSLSQWFWCLFIGIGELLWGQVISTIPTQSLKFLKEAGHGTAKEEITRDAEGLDEIDHAEMELRRGQILWFRGLNRIQTQIDVINTFQTGANFKGVIKRPTMGQHLDVKHVPSSSHVTVPPVKSSPNTSVPDAVPSPTLGNQSGQSIP from the exons ATGACCAACACCACAGAACATGCCTTGCCGGCCAACTCGACGGCTGAGAGCCGTGAAAAGGAATTTGGCCTCACAGTCATGGAGCTCAGGAAGCTCATGGAGCTGCGTTCGACGGATGCTCTGATCCAGATCAATGACCACCATGGAGGTGTAATGAATCTCTGCAGTAAACTGAGAACCAACCCTGTGGAAG GTCTATCCGGGAACCCAGCAGATCTGGAAAAACGTAAACAAGTGTTTGGACACAACTTAATCCCCCCGAAAAAGCCCAAGACCTTCTTAGAATTAGTGTGGGAAGCCCTTCAAGATGTCACCCTCATCATCCTGGAGATCGCAGCCATCATCTCCCTGGTTCTGTCCTTCTATCGTCCCCATGGTGAAGAAAACGAAC AGTGTGGTCTACCTATCAATAGCCCAGAGGACGAAGGGGAGGCAGAAGCCGGCTGGATCGAGGGCGCAGCCATCCTGTTCTCGGTGATCATCGTGGTGCTTGTGACGGCCTTCAATGATTGGAGCAAAGAGAAGCAGTTCCGAGGGCTGCAGAACCGCATTGAAAAGGAACAGAAATTCTCGGTTATTCGAAATGGTCACATCATCCAGCTCCCCGTGGCTGAAATCGTGGTGGGTGATATCGCCCAAATCAAATACG GTGACCTGCTGCCTGCAGATGGGATCCTGATCCAGGGGAATGATCTCAAGATTGACGAGAgctccctgactggggaatcgGACCATGTCAAGAAATCCTTAGAAAGAGACCCCATGTTGCTCTCAG GGACCCATGTCATGGAAGGTTCTGGCCGGATGTTAGTGACTGCTGTGGGTGTCAACTCCCAGACTGGAATCATCTTTACCCTCTTGGGGGCcagtgaggaggaagaggaggagaagaagaagaaag CAAAGGCTCAGGACGGGGTGGCCCTGGAGATCCAGCCACTCAACAGCCAGGAAGGCGTCGACaatgaggagaaggagaagaaaatggtCAAGCTGCCCAAGAAGGAGAAGTCGGTGCTGCAGGGCAAGCTGACGCGCTTGGCGGTCCAGATCGGGAAAGCTG GTCTAATCATGTCTGCTGTCACCGTTCTCATCCTGATTCTGTACTTTGTGATTGACAACTTCGTGATACAGCGCAAACCATGGCTAGCCGAGTGCACCCCCATCTACATCCAGTACTTTGTCAAGTTCTTCATCATCGGTATCACTGTCCTGGTGGTGGCTGTGCCGGAGGGGCTGCCACTGGCCGTCACCATTTCACTGGCCTACTCTGTGAAG AAAATGATGAAAGACAATAACCTGGTGCGGCACCTGGATGCTTGTGAGACAATGGGCAATGCCACCGCCATTTGCTCTGACAAGACAGGCACGTTGACCATGAACCGCATGACTGTGGTACAAGCTTACATCGGAAATACCCATTACCGTCAGGTCCCAAGCCCTGATGTCTTGGTGCCTAAGGTTCTGGACCTTCTTGTCAATGGCATTTCTATCAACAGTGCCTACACCTCCAAGATCCTG CCGCCGGAGAAGGAGGGGGGCCTGCCGCGGCAGGTGGGCAACAAGACGGAGTGCTCGCTGCTGGGCTTTGTCATCGACCTGAAGCAGGACTACCAGGCCGTGCGCAGCGAGGTGCCCGAGGAGAAGTTCTACAAGGTGTACACCTTCAACTCGGCGCGCAAGTCCATGAGCACGGTCATCCAGAAGCCCGGCGGCGGCTACCGCATGTACAGCAAGGGCGCCTCCGAGATCATTCTGCGCAA GTGTAATCGCATCCTGGACAAGAACGGAGAAGCAGTGCCATTCAAGAGTACGGACCGCGATGAGGTAGTGCGCACTGTCATCGAGCCCATGGCCAGTGAGGGACTCCGGACCATCTGCTTAGCTTATCGAGATTTCAATGACGGAGAGCCCCCGTGGGACCATGAGAACGAAATCCTCACTGAACTGACCTGCATCGCAGTGGTGGGCATCGAGGACCCTGTGCGCCCAGAG GTCCCAGACGCTATTGCCAAATGCAGACGGGCTGGCATTACTGTCAGAATGGTGACAGGGGACAACGTCAACACAGCCCGGGCCATTGCCACCAAATGTGGCATCATCGCACCCGGGGACGACTTCCTGTGCCTGGAAGGGAAGGAGTTCAACCGACTCATCCGCAACGAGAAGGGCGAG GTAGAGCAAGAAAAGCTGGACAAGATCTGGCCTAAGCTTCGAGTCCTGGCGCGATCTTCCCCCACGGACAAGCACACGCTGGTGAAAG GCATCATTGACAGCACGGTTGGGGAACAGCGACAGGTGGTGGCGGTCACAGGTGATGGCACCAACGACGGGCCGGCTCTGAAGAAAGCGGACGTGGGTTTTGCGATG ggCATTGCAGGCACGGATGTGGCAAAGGAGGCATCAGACATCATCCTAACAGATGACAACTTTACCAGCATTGTGAAGGCAGTGATGTGGGGACGAAACGTCTACGACAGTATCTCCAAGTTCTTGCAGTTCCAGCTCACTGTCAATGTGGTGGCCGTGATCGTGGCCTTCACCGGAGCCTGCATCACTCAG GACTCCCCGTTGAAAGCTGTGCAGATGCTGTGGGTGAATCTAATCATGGACACGTTTGCCTCACTGGCCCTGGCCACAGAGCCCCCCACTGATTCCTTGTTGAAGCGTCGCCCCTATGGCCGAAATAAGCCTCTGATCTCACGGACCATGATGAAGAACATCTTGGGCCACGCAGTCTATCAGCTCACAATCATCTTCTTCCTTGTCTTTGCCG GTGAGAAGTTCTTCGACATTGATAGTGGGAGGAACGCACCTCTACATTCCCCGCCCAGCCAGCACTACACCATTGTTTTCAACACTTTCGTGCTGATGCAGCTCTTCAATGAAATCAACTCACGCAAGATCCACGGAGAGAGGAATGTCTTTGGAGGCATCTTCCGTAATCTCATCTTTTGTTCTGTGGTTTTGGGCACATTCATCAGCCAG ATTATCATCGTGGAATTTGGGGGTAAGCCTTTCAGCTGTACGAAGCTCAGCCTGTCCCAGTGGTTTTGGTGTCTCTTCATTGGCATCGGAGAACTGCTGTGGGGCCAG GTCATCTCCACAATACCTACCCAATCCCTGAAGTTCCTGAAGGAGGCCGGGCATGGCACTGCCAAGGAGGAGATCACCAGGGATGCAGAGGGGCTAGACGAAATTGACCACGCGGAGATGGAGCTGCGCCGAGGCCAGATCCTCTGGTTCCGCGGTCTGAACCGTATCCAGACTCAG